A portion of the Cryptomeria japonica chromosome 5, Sugi_1.0, whole genome shotgun sequence genome contains these proteins:
- the LOC131032767 gene encoding protein SMALL AUXIN UP-REGULATED RNA 10-like, with protein sequence MARRKGNPQSLDCEIYNQSPLQVREIPKVLIVKYIIRVLCRFAKAYKVVGHVLSSKSTRYFSFGDEFIGKSCSSLPTDVPKGHCAVYVGSERSRFIIPTKYLNHSLFRELLAKAEEEYGFDHKMGLTIPCEEVAFQLLTSMLEKKELRFRNMELNKLIDFCSSRG encoded by the coding sequence ATGGCAAGGAGAAAGGGAAATCCCCAAAGTCTTGATTGTGAAATATATAATCAGAGTCCTTTGCAGGTAAGGGAAATCCCCAAAGTCCTGATTGTGAAATATATAATCAGAGTCCTTTGCAGGTTTGCCAAGGCTTACAAGGTAGTTGGGCATGTTCTTTCTTCAAAGAGCACAAGGTATTTCAGCTTTGGCGATGAGTTCATAGGCAAATCATGCAGTTCCCTCCCCACCGATGTTCCAAAAGGTCACTGTGCAGTATATGTTGGTAGTGAACGCTCTAGGTTTATAATCCCCACTAAGTATTTGAATCATTCCCTTTTCCGAGAATTGCTAGCTAAGGCGGAGGAAGAGTATGGGTTTGATCATAAGATGGGACTCACTATTCCCTGTGAGGAAGTTGCTTTCCAGCTTCTGACATCAATGTTGGAGAAAAAGGAGTTGAGATTTAGAAATATGGAGCTGAATAAGCTCATTGATTTCTGCTCCTCGAGGGGATGA